A stretch of the Agrobacterium fabrum str. C58 genome encodes the following:
- a CDS encoding restriction endonuclease — MQNITFYTRFEEIVERLYEANGNRLVEKAEDYRIHANDIFRSPDFVMNDGREDIGVEVKFYRASTPSSRVMTGAVAQLTDALDKRRLSRGKLVLSIAVPKTLRDQTLVDGRIEIVDIHDLLVLSAPFDAIYRDLIELMRVSRLETASPHSARENDPFNCSPTPPSVSTIPPVEGVEIRNVEDTKRAHQKEYEQTTSRIRNLIERIEESRAGPKGARAYERLCLEAIKELFEEDFGEFKDQHRISDGFHRLDFIASIKSENPFWNSLRDDFRSRYVVFEVKNYPRQISQSEIYSTEKYLFTNALRSVAILIARKGENKGALHARQGALREMGKLIIMITQDELIKMLERKIANEEVISILAEKIDDFLTTLAR, encoded by the coding sequence ATGCAAAATATAACCTTTTACACGCGGTTCGAAGAAATTGTTGAAAGACTATACGAGGCGAACGGAAACCGTCTTGTAGAGAAGGCGGAAGACTACAGAATTCATGCGAACGACATTTTTAGATCACCTGATTTCGTCATGAACGATGGCAGGGAGGATATCGGTGTTGAGGTTAAATTTTACAGGGCATCAACGCCGTCAAGCCGGGTTATGACAGGTGCGGTCGCGCAATTAACTGACGCGCTAGATAAACGCCGACTTTCCAGAGGAAAATTAGTTTTGTCGATAGCGGTACCTAAGACCCTTAGAGATCAAACTTTGGTAGACGGTCGAATAGAAATCGTTGATATCCACGACCTTCTCGTTTTATCCGCACCGTTTGATGCAATTTACAGAGACCTAATTGAACTCATGCGAGTGTCGAGGCTCGAAACGGCCTCGCCTCACTCTGCGCGTGAAAACGACCCATTTAATTGTTCGCCAACTCCTCCATCTGTGTCAACAATCCCGCCGGTTGAAGGGGTTGAGATAAGAAACGTTGAGGATACAAAGCGCGCTCATCAGAAAGAGTATGAGCAAACTACTAGCCGAATTCGGAATCTTATTGAAAGAATCGAGGAATCTCGCGCTGGACCAAAGGGGGCAAGAGCATATGAGCGTTTGTGCTTGGAGGCGATAAAGGAATTGTTCGAAGAAGATTTTGGTGAATTTAAAGATCAGCATCGAATATCGGATGGCTTCCATAGGCTCGACTTCATAGCGAGTATCAAATCAGAAAACCCCTTCTGGAACTCGTTGCGTGATGATTTTCGCTCTCGTTACGTTGTTTTCGAGGTTAAGAATTATCCGAGGCAGATCAGCCAATCCGAGATCTATTCAACTGAAAAATACCTATTCACGAACGCTTTGCGTTCGGTGGCAATTCTTATCGCCAGAAAGGGAGAGAACAAAGGTGCACTGCATGCTCGACAGGGTGCTCTGAGAGAGATGGGTAAATTGATCATAATGATTACGCAGGACGAACTGATCAAAATGCTCGAAAGGAAGATCGCC